The following are encoded in a window of Microbacterium sp. LWO13-1.2 genomic DNA:
- a CDS encoding 3-deoxy-7-phosphoheptulonate synthase class II yields MLQHHIDALDAWRSLPIKQQPQWPDADRVAAVSQQIAGLPPLVFAGEVDNLRDRLARAASGQAFLLQGGDCAETFAGATAEQIRNRIKTVLQMAVVLTYGASMPIVKMGRMAGQFAKPRSSDNETRGDVTLPAYRGDIVNGYDFTEGSRQADPGRLLQGYHTAVSTLNLIRAFTQGGFADLREVHSWNKGFAQNPANQRYERMAAEIDRAIKFMEAAGADFDELKRVEFFTGHEGLLMDYERPMTRIDSRTDTPYNTSAHFLWIGERTRDLDGAHVDYFSKIRNPIGVKLGPTTSPDTALALIDKLDPNREPGRLTFITRMGAGKIRDALPPLLEAVRDSGATPLWVTDPMHGNGITTPTGYKTRRFDDVVDEVRGFFEAHRAVGTFPGGIHVELTGDDVTECLGGSEHIDEAALATRYESLCDPRLNHMQSLELAFLVAEELAKR; encoded by the coding sequence ATGCTTCAGCACCACATCGACGCCCTTGACGCATGGCGCTCGCTCCCCATCAAGCAGCAGCCGCAGTGGCCCGATGCTGATCGAGTCGCAGCCGTATCCCAGCAGATCGCGGGGCTCCCTCCGCTGGTCTTCGCCGGTGAGGTCGACAACCTCCGCGACCGCCTCGCGCGCGCGGCATCCGGTCAGGCATTCCTCCTGCAGGGGGGCGACTGCGCCGAGACCTTCGCCGGAGCGACCGCCGAGCAGATCCGCAACCGCATCAAGACGGTGCTGCAGATGGCCGTCGTACTCACCTACGGCGCCTCGATGCCGATCGTGAAGATGGGCCGGATGGCCGGTCAGTTCGCGAAGCCGCGCTCCAGCGACAACGAGACCCGAGGCGATGTCACTCTTCCCGCCTACCGCGGCGACATCGTCAACGGCTACGACTTCACCGAGGGTTCGCGTCAGGCGGATCCGGGGCGCCTGCTGCAGGGGTACCACACCGCGGTCTCCACGCTGAACCTGATCCGCGCCTTCACCCAGGGTGGCTTCGCGGATCTCCGCGAGGTGCACTCGTGGAACAAGGGCTTCGCGCAGAACCCGGCCAACCAGCGCTACGAGCGGATGGCGGCCGAGATCGACCGCGCCATCAAGTTCATGGAGGCGGCCGGAGCCGACTTCGACGAGCTCAAGCGCGTCGAGTTCTTCACCGGCCATGAGGGTCTGCTGATGGACTACGAGCGGCCGATGACGCGCATCGACTCGCGCACGGACACGCCGTACAACACCTCGGCGCACTTCCTCTGGATCGGCGAGCGGACGCGGGACCTGGACGGCGCGCACGTCGACTACTTCTCGAAGATCCGCAACCCCATCGGGGTCAAGCTCGGACCGACCACCTCGCCGGACACGGCGCTCGCGCTGATCGACAAGCTCGACCCGAACCGTGAGCCCGGGCGTCTGACGTTCATCACCCGGATGGGAGCCGGCAAGATCCGCGATGCATTGCCGCCGCTGCTCGAGGCCGTTCGCGACTCTGGTGCGACACCGCTCTGGGTGACCGATCCGATGCACGGCAACGGGATCACCACGCCCACCGGCTACAAGACGCGTCGCTTCGATGACGTCGTCGACGAGGTGCGCGGCTTCTTCGAGGCGCATCGTGCCGTCGGGACGTTCCCCGGTGGCATCCACGTCGAACTCACCGGTGACGACGTCACCGAGTGCCTGGGCGGCTCGGAGCACATCGACGAGGCCGCGCTCGCGACCCGTTACGAGAGCCTCTGCGACCCGCGCCTGAACCACATGCAGTCCCTCGAACTCGCCTTCCTGGTGGCCGAGGAACTCGCGAAGCGCTGA